In Lewinellaceae bacterium, a single window of DNA contains:
- a CDS encoding response regulator transcription factor encodes MKGTKILYIEDEVYLGKIVKESLESRGFRVRMETDGQAALPAFREFQPDICVLDVMLPKKDGFSIGKDIRDVDDSIPIIYLTAKNQPEDVLKGFRSGGNDYIRKPFSLEELIARIHNLMQLSQGRAPAANGQPSGDEIQLGRYTFHLLRYELRLGEQVQKLSHREAELLRILAEHRNLTVQRRDILKRVWGDDSFFNSRNLDVYIKKLRDYLQEDESVEIITLKGVGYHFAVG; translated from the coding sequence ATGAAAGGAACTAAGATCCTCTATATAGAAGACGAAGTCTACCTCGGCAAGATTGTCAAAGAGAGCCTGGAGAGCCGCGGCTTCCGGGTGCGCATGGAAACCGACGGCCAGGCCGCCCTGCCCGCCTTCCGGGAATTTCAGCCCGACATTTGTGTGCTGGACGTCATGCTGCCCAAAAAAGACGGCTTCTCCATCGGCAAAGACATCCGCGACGTGGACGACAGCATCCCCATCATCTACCTCACCGCCAAGAACCAACCGGAAGACGTGCTGAAAGGCTTCCGCTCCGGCGGCAACGACTACATCCGCAAGCCGTTCAGCCTGGAAGAGCTCATCGCCCGCATTCACAACCTGATGCAGCTCAGCCAGGGCCGGGCGCCCGCCGCCAACGGCCAGCCCTCCGGCGACGAGATTCAACTGGGCCGCTACACCTTCCACCTCCTGCGCTACGAGCTGCGCCTGGGCGAGCAGGTCCAAAAGCTCTCCCACCGCGAGGCCGAACTGCTCCGCATCCTGGCCGAACACCGGAACCTCACCGTGCAGCGCCGCGACATCCTCAAGCGGGTGTGGGGGGATGATTCGTTCTTCAATTCGAGGAACCTGGATGTGTACATCAAGAAGCTGCGGGATTATTTGCAAGAGGATGAGTCGGTGGAGATCATAACGCTGAAGGGAGTGGGCTATCATTTTGCGGTGGGGTAG
- a CDS encoding caspase family protein, which yields MNVNVEVKFSIRTGICIIFLLNCNSICANSSEYIARPKMDYAILIAVNQYENLEDLSNPISDARQLAEKLETEYEFETEVVENPTRKEIKEKLEYYRDQFENGSFDREGQLFIFLTGHGIFDIETDNGFFIPADGDPDDLQATALPYYYWRPFIDKMKCKHVLVVIDACYSGTFDRRIVMKSGNGDTKPNFNRPRELSDTERLLANQKKRISRLYLTSSAIEKTPDKSGFTKQFLEALEDGSFRGDIFTVAEVYALYLEKVSPTPLFGAFGKDDPGSNFIFFHKNWQHPDKGAKNGKPQAEIEVFKEAKLLNTIEAYEAYLKKYPDGLFAEAALAGLEKLKAELDRVPKAGISLSSLDLSTEWGKRTKQKIETLRKAAGTTISDKSNPSRLLVATWNIRDFDSSAYGYRTEESFHYIAEILSHFDIIAVQEVRSDLEPVEKLMRILGNNWGYQITGVTDGSSGNNERLGFVYDKRKVRFGNVSDEIVLTDEKQIARTPFVAKFIVNGQPIIFCTTHIIYADGKPNSPERAWEIEKIVQNLVKQMDRNLYGADKLVLLGDLNIFSPSSSSINILKENNFVLPDFTLTANTNLTNTKPYSQLAFYSSGDRFPFTFLAGGVFDFFRYLYTAEEEALYKSAMGDSYLTNGSGDPRTEEGSFRYYFTYWRTNQLSDQLPKWVEVEID from the coding sequence ATGAATGTAAATGTAGAGGTGAAATTTTCAATTAGAACCGGTATCTGTATTATTTTCTTATTGAATTGCAACAGTATTTGTGCAAACAGTTCTGAGTATATCGCTCGTCCTAAAATGGATTATGCCATTCTGATTGCGGTTAATCAATACGAGAATCTGGAAGACCTTAGTAATCCGATTTCTGATGCGCGCCAATTAGCGGAAAAACTGGAAACGGAATATGAATTTGAAACGGAAGTAGTTGAAAATCCAACTCGCAAAGAGATAAAAGAGAAACTGGAATATTACCGCGATCAATTCGAGAATGGTTCTTTTGATAGAGAAGGCCAGCTCTTTATTTTTTTGACCGGACATGGTATCTTTGATATAGAAACCGACAATGGTTTTTTTATCCCTGCTGATGGTGACCCTGATGATTTGCAGGCCACCGCACTGCCATATTATTATTGGCGGCCCTTTATCGATAAGATGAAGTGCAAACATGTATTGGTGGTTATTGATGCCTGTTATAGTGGCACTTTTGATCGGCGGATTGTAATGAAATCTGGAAATGGGGATACAAAACCCAATTTTAACAGACCCAGAGAATTGAGTGATACTGAAAGACTATTGGCAAATCAAAAGAAGCGCATTTCCAGGCTGTACCTCACTTCAAGTGCAATTGAGAAAACACCCGATAAATCAGGCTTTACGAAACAATTCCTGGAGGCCTTGGAAGACGGTTCCTTTAGAGGGGATATATTCACAGTTGCGGAGGTTTACGCGCTCTATTTAGAAAAAGTATCGCCTACTCCTCTTTTTGGTGCATTTGGTAAGGACGATCCGGGGTCTAATTTTATATTTTTCCATAAAAATTGGCAGCATCCTGACAAGGGGGCAAAAAATGGAAAGCCCCAAGCCGAAATAGAAGTATTTAAAGAAGCAAAACTCCTCAATACCATTGAGGCTTACGAAGCCTATTTAAAGAAGTATCCGGATGGCCTTTTCGCGGAGGCTGCCTTAGCCGGTTTGGAAAAATTGAAAGCCGAATTGGATCGGGTTCCAAAAGCTGGTATTAGTTTGTCATCCCTCGATCTGTCGACGGAGTGGGGAAAGAGGACGAAACAGAAAATCGAAACACTCCGTAAAGCAGCCGGAACTACAATATCTGATAAAAGTAATCCGAGCCGGTTGTTAGTCGCTACCTGGAATATTAGGGATTTTGATAGCTCTGCTTATGGATATCGTACTGAAGAGTCTTTTCACTATATCGCAGAAATCTTGTCACATTTTGACATAATTGCAGTACAGGAAGTACGTTCGGACCTTGAACCTGTTGAAAAATTAATGCGGATTCTAGGGAATAACTGGGGTTACCAGATAACCGGCGTTACGGATGGAAGTTCAGGAAATAATGAAAGACTTGGCTTTGTTTATGACAAGAGGAAAGTGCGTTTTGGAAATGTTTCTGATGAAATCGTTCTGACGGATGAAAAACAAATCGCACGGACCCCCTTTGTGGCTAAATTTATTGTTAATGGCCAACCTATTATTTTTTGTACCACGCACATTATCTATGCGGATGGGAAACCAAATTCCCCAGAACGGGCTTGGGAAATTGAGAAAATTGTGCAGAACCTGGTTAAGCAAATGGATAGGAATTTATATGGAGCTGATAAATTGGTTTTACTGGGAGACTTGAATATTTTTTCTCCCTCTAGTTCTTCAATTAACATTTTAAAAGAAAACAATTTCGTGCTTCCTGATTTTACTTTGACCGCAAACACCAATTTAACCAATACAAAACCTTATTCTCAATTAGCTTTTTATTCTTCTGGGGATCGGTTTCCTTTCACCTTCCTTGCCGGCGGTGTGTTTGATTTCTTCCGTTACTTATATACCGCCGAAGAAGAAGCCCTTTATAAATCCGCTATGGGGGATTCGTACCTCACAAATGGCAGTGGTGATCCAAGGACGGAGGAGGGAAGCTTCAGATATTATTTTACTTACTGGAGAACCAACCAGCTATCTGATCAACTGCCTAAGTGGGTAGAGGTAGAAATTGATTAG
- a CDS encoding glycosidase — protein MKNIFFRLIPLFLTTSLFAQADRVSVATSSDGHKLVVNGKDFMINGMNWDYIPIGTNTVNADFWNKSDDIIKAGLDAEMALLKNMHVNVIRQYTGVPARWIRYIYENYGIYTMLNHSFGRYGLTLDGVWTPVTHYDEPRTQKFLMDEVTKLVAEYKNTPGLLLYLLGNENNYGLFWQGAETEDFPDDEGRINFIGESRGRPMYKLMNDAAKAMKALDSSHPVAICNGDVLFIDIVAEECKDVDIYGTNTYRGVSFGDMFQVVKDKLNKPLMFTEFGADAFNAKENAEDQESQAYYMVGNWKEIYENAAGVGEAGNSIGGFTFQFSDGWWKFGFDDRKNADVHDNNASWSNGGYQRDYVAGENNMNEEWFGICAKGPTNERGLYTLYPRAAYYALKEAHQLNPYAPGTTVSSVDAYFDNIQLIDAVLRARGDKAALESNQKIRLSSFRAEFETYNTGGSLITTPKEAAPVTNPDEATYPDELGFDHMQSFFFGVEANPTADLRASASFNLVGNVADNPINEIFYENIVRNRLNRIDGNFRLYNADFEWTAKDFDLRGFYRTGHYHWGYEGDFFGLYPEANYGPNLDIYNGEILGLELDGKKAIKGLHVAFGPQLWWGANPAVLVKYGREIKHFKVTGVYHEDIDDAPGFVTSIAIPLPKTRRATIHVERKVGPVEIEVGGIWGGSPLNGRTFQIVEGEPGKYEVYQDQINPSDNWGGKAKIKYSRGAFNWYAQGAVMGLVANGGFDATRTFTGWRLKDSGSGNLNNFLTGFTFLIGNFQIAPNFLWQKPLVDPIPNDVPPPGRLRNIQDDPFAVRGGNRETVAGELLITYDPTPGTWMYEWDNDRAEDAKFAMSAGFVYRHLPTTQDAAIGFLSNRTSFAFPQSAPAEDLWETNVRMVSKINQDFGLIANFLAGTAQANGSDDRLIERYVMDLRAIYKKLKLTSHFGVNDWGPFDYHRDFNLTYPVQLMFDLSTTLSKPDWFVLPTTQMGVRWTWRSLDQYSPRYLPNQTASEFATEPTLSPVGFDNGSEWELRTYIHINIGK, from the coding sequence ATGAAAAACATCTTCTTTAGGCTGATCCCTCTCTTTCTTACAACATCCTTGTTTGCCCAGGCTGACCGGGTATCTGTCGCCACTAGCAGCGATGGACATAAACTGGTAGTCAATGGCAAAGATTTCATGATCAATGGAATGAATTGGGATTATATCCCTATTGGGACAAATACCGTAAATGCTGATTTTTGGAATAAATCAGACGACATTATCAAGGCCGGATTAGATGCAGAAATGGCTCTTTTGAAGAACATGCATGTGAATGTTATAAGGCAATACACCGGTGTTCCGGCCAGATGGATTCGGTATATCTATGAGAATTATGGCATATACACCATGCTAAACCATTCTTTTGGCAGATATGGGCTCACATTAGATGGCGTTTGGACTCCTGTTACACATTATGATGAACCAAGAACTCAAAAGTTCTTGATGGATGAAGTAACAAAACTAGTAGCAGAGTATAAAAATACGCCGGGGCTTTTATTGTATCTCCTGGGCAATGAAAACAATTATGGCCTTTTCTGGCAGGGAGCGGAAACGGAAGATTTCCCTGATGACGAAGGCAGGATCAATTTCATTGGAGAATCCCGGGGAAGGCCCATGTATAAGCTGATGAACGATGCTGCCAAAGCAATGAAGGCTCTTGATTCCTCCCACCCGGTGGCCATTTGCAATGGCGATGTTTTGTTTATCGATATCGTAGCAGAAGAATGTAAAGATGTAGATATATATGGTACGAATACCTACCGGGGAGTTTCATTTGGCGATATGTTTCAGGTAGTGAAAGACAAGCTCAACAAACCGCTTATGTTTACCGAGTTTGGGGCGGATGCTTTTAATGCCAAAGAAAATGCCGAAGACCAGGAGTCGCAAGCTTACTATATGGTGGGAAACTGGAAAGAGATTTATGAGAACGCCGCCGGAGTCGGAGAAGCAGGCAATTCTATTGGTGGTTTCACTTTCCAGTTTAGCGATGGTTGGTGGAAGTTTGGGTTTGATGACAGAAAAAATGCAGATGTGCACGACAATAACGCTTCCTGGTCTAACGGCGGCTACCAGCGAGACTATGTGGCGGGCGAAAACAACATGAACGAAGAGTGGTTTGGGATTTGCGCTAAAGGCCCAACCAACGAGCGAGGTTTATATACCCTTTATCCAAGAGCGGCCTACTATGCCTTGAAAGAAGCCCACCAATTGAACCCTTATGCACCCGGCACGACCGTCTCGTCGGTCGATGCTTATTTTGATAATATCCAGCTCATCGATGCGGTACTCAGGGCGCGAGGGGACAAAGCGGCTTTGGAAAGCAACCAGAAAATCCGGTTGAGTAGCTTTAGAGCTGAATTTGAAACCTACAATACCGGTGGAAGTTTGATCACTACTCCAAAGGAAGCGGCCCCGGTAACTAACCCGGATGAAGCCACTTACCCGGATGAACTTGGTTTTGACCACATGCAGTCTTTCTTTTTTGGCGTGGAAGCCAATCCTACCGCTGACTTGAGAGCCAGCGCAAGTTTTAACCTGGTTGGCAATGTAGCGGATAACCCGATCAATGAAATTTTTTACGAAAACATAGTTCGCAACAGGCTTAATAGAATTGATGGCAATTTCAGGCTTTATAATGCTGACTTTGAATGGACGGCAAAGGATTTCGACCTGAGAGGGTTCTACCGGACAGGCCATTATCACTGGGGCTATGAAGGCGACTTTTTTGGTTTATATCCGGAAGCGAATTACGGCCCCAACCTGGACATTTACAATGGAGAAATACTAGGATTAGAATTGGATGGGAAAAAGGCAATTAAAGGACTGCATGTTGCCTTTGGCCCTCAATTGTGGTGGGGAGCCAACCCAGCGGTCCTGGTGAAATATGGCCGGGAAATAAAACATTTCAAAGTAACCGGCGTCTATCATGAAGATATTGACGATGCACCCGGCTTTGTAACTTCTATAGCCATACCACTTCCTAAAACCCGGAGGGCCACCATTCATGTAGAACGAAAAGTGGGGCCGGTAGAAATTGAAGTAGGGGGAATCTGGGGAGGATCACCGCTAAATGGCAGAACCTTCCAGATCGTAGAAGGCGAACCGGGAAAATATGAAGTATACCAGGATCAGATAAACCCCTCGGACAATTGGGGAGGGAAAGCAAAAATCAAATATTCAAGAGGGGCATTCAACTGGTACGCACAGGGCGCCGTAATGGGGCTTGTTGCCAATGGCGGATTTGATGCAACCCGTACTTTTACCGGATGGAGATTGAAGGATAGCGGTAGCGGAAACCTAAATAATTTCCTGACCGGTTTTACCTTTTTGATCGGCAACTTCCAGATCGCGCCGAATTTCTTGTGGCAAAAGCCACTTGTTGATCCTATCCCCAATGATGTTCCACCCCCAGGGCGGCTTAGAAACATTCAGGATGATCCATTCGCAGTAAGAGGAGGCAACAGAGAAACTGTCGCTGGAGAATTACTGATCACTTATGACCCTACACCAGGCACCTGGATGTATGAATGGGATAATGACCGCGCGGAAGATGCCAAATTTGCCATGAGCGCGGGTTTTGTTTATCGCCATCTGCCTACAACCCAGGATGCAGCGATCGGTTTTTTAAGCAATCGGACCTCCTTTGCCTTTCCACAGTCTGCACCCGCAGAAGATCTATGGGAAACAAACGTCAGGATGGTCTCCAAAATAAACCAGGACTTTGGCCTTATTGCTAATTTCCTGGCCGGAACCGCTCAGGCAAACGGCAGTGACGACAGATTGATTGAACGTTATGTAATGGATTTAAGGGCTATCTATAAAAAATTGAAACTTACTTCTCACTTTGGGGTCAATGACTGGGGGCCCTTTGATTATCATCGTGATTTCAACCTCACCTACCCCGTACAGTTAATGTTTGATTTGTCCACTACTTTGAGCAAACCAGATTGGTTTGTGTTGCCAACTACGCAAATGGGCGTGCGCTGGACATGGCGTTCTTTAGATCAGTATTCACCTCGTTATCTTCCAAATCAAACCGCTTCTGAGTTTGCTACAGAACCAACCCTTAGCCCGGTAGGCTTTGACAATGGATCGGAATGGGAATTAAGAACTTACATTCACATCAACATCGGTAAATAG
- a CDS encoding Ig-like domain-containing protein has protein sequence MKKNIIMKSNILLFFGFVLLFSNCTRDLSEDATIATFPKNGDVYIDGFSAGLEYLPFGDSYFAAFSVDTETKYEGTSAMRFDVPNVGDPNGAYAGAIFPDYGGRDLSGFDALTFWAKATKTGTVNEIGFGQDFRENKYQVSLSNLELTTYWRQYTIAIPDPSKLTRESGLFWYAEGPEDGEGYSFWIDELQFEKLGTVAQPRPSIFDGLDASIQTFAGVTTPVSGLKQTVNLGNGQDQTINVAPGYFEFASSNPSVATVNEQGMITAVAAGEAVITATLGGVDAKGSARVAVIGNFVSAPTPTQDPSDVISIFSDAYTNEPVDYYNGYWAPFQTTVGQDDININGDNIIGYSELNFVGIQFLVDAPTINASSMTRFHLDVQPREDIQPGDFLTIRIADVGPDNTFGTGDDSSGEIRLDNSKLVNGEWYSLDVAFSDLAGLAGRSNLAQVVFVSDATISNIYVDNIYFYNDGGSGPVGPAVAAPIPTRGAADVISIFSGAYTDVDRNLNPDWGQATVVTEVNIAGNNTLLYSGLNYQGIELSSSQDASGMDFLHIDYWTANSSVLNAFLISTGPVETAYALNVPTSGWASVDIPLSAFSPVDLADVIQFKFDGNGDIYLDNIYFYKTSGSGGDEPTAPAPTPTQAPADVISLFSNAYTNVPVDTWRTDWSAATLEDIQIQGNDTKKYTDLDFVGVETTGGNLIDASSMTHFHVDIWTPNMTTFRIKLVDFGANGAFDGGDDSDHELVFENPAQGQWISYDLPLSDFTGLASSTNMAQYIFSGLPVGGGTVYVDNVYFYRQ, from the coding sequence ATGAAGAAAAATATAATCATGAAATCAAATATCCTGCTCTTTTTTGGATTTGTATTGCTCTTTAGCAATTGTACAAGAGACCTTTCTGAAGATGCAACAATTGCTACTTTTCCAAAAAATGGCGACGTTTACATTGACGGATTCAGCGCGGGGTTGGAATATCTGCCATTCGGAGATTCTTATTTTGCAGCTTTTTCTGTAGATACAGAAACCAAGTACGAAGGGACATCCGCTATGCGATTTGATGTGCCTAATGTAGGCGACCCAAACGGAGCTTATGCCGGGGCCATTTTTCCAGATTATGGCGGACGCGACCTCTCTGGTTTTGATGCGCTTACTTTTTGGGCGAAAGCAACCAAAACGGGAACCGTCAATGAGATCGGTTTTGGACAAGACTTCAGAGAAAATAAATATCAGGTTTCCCTCTCCAATTTGGAACTAACCACCTATTGGAGGCAATATACCATTGCCATTCCCGATCCTTCTAAACTGACTCGGGAGAGCGGCTTGTTTTGGTATGCTGAAGGGCCTGAGGATGGCGAGGGGTATTCCTTCTGGATTGATGAATTGCAATTTGAAAAATTAGGAACGGTAGCACAACCGAGGCCTTCCATTTTTGATGGCCTGGATGCTTCCATTCAAACTTTTGCCGGCGTAACTACTCCTGTTTCTGGTTTAAAGCAAACTGTTAATTTAGGAAATGGCCAGGACCAAACCATTAATGTTGCTCCAGGCTATTTCGAATTTGCTTCTTCTAATCCCAGTGTTGCAACCGTTAATGAACAAGGCATGATTACAGCCGTAGCTGCGGGAGAGGCGGTTATCACAGCCACATTAGGCGGTGTGGATGCGAAAGGTTCTGCCAGAGTTGCGGTCATAGGCAATTTTGTTTCCGCTCCAACACCTACTCAAGATCCCTCTGATGTGATTTCTATCTTTTCGGATGCTTACACCAACGAACCAGTAGATTATTATAACGGTTATTGGGCGCCATTTCAAACTACCGTTGGCCAGGACGATATCAATATCAATGGGGATAATATTATTGGATACTCAGAGTTGAATTTTGTAGGAATCCAATTTTTAGTGGATGCTCCGACGATTAATGCTTCGTCAATGACTCGCTTTCACCTCGACGTTCAGCCCAGAGAAGACATACAGCCGGGAGACTTTTTAACAATTAGGATTGCTGATGTTGGCCCGGATAACACATTTGGTACCGGCGATGACTCTTCTGGCGAAATCAGGCTTGACAATTCCAAGTTGGTAAATGGCGAATGGTATAGCCTCGATGTTGCTTTTTCAGACCTGGCAGGCCTGGCCGGCCGATCCAATTTAGCCCAGGTCGTGTTTGTTTCAGATGCGACAATATCCAATATTTACGTTGATAATATCTATTTCTACAATGATGGAGGCTCAGGCCCTGTGGGGCCAGCAGTAGCGGCTCCAATTCCAACCCGGGGCGCAGCCGATGTGATCTCCATCTTCAGCGGCGCCTATACCGATGTCGATAGAAACCTTAACCCCGACTGGGGACAGGCAACTGTAGTCACCGAAGTGAATATTGCGGGCAATAACACCCTGCTCTACTCGGGCTTGAACTACCAGGGCATCGAGCTGAGCAGCAGCCAGGATGCTTCCGGAATGGATTTCCTTCATATTGACTACTGGACCGCCAATTCCAGCGTCCTGAATGCCTTCCTGATCAGTACCGGGCCGGTAGAGACTGCCTATGCCTTAAACGTGCCCACCTCAGGCTGGGCAAGCGTGGATATTCCATTGTCCGCTTTCTCCCCGGTTGACCTCGCCGATGTCATCCAGTTTAAATTTGACGGCAATGGCGATATTTATCTGGACAATATTTATTTCTATAAAACATCTGGTAGTGGAGGTGACGAACCCACTGCACCTGCGCCAACGCCAACGCAGGCCCCTGCTGATGTAATTTCTTTGTTTAGCAATGCCTATACCAACGTCCCGGTCGATACCTGGAGGACAGACTGGTCGGCGGCAACTTTGGAGGACATTCAAATTCAGGGAAATGATACAAAAAAATATACCGATCTTGATTTTGTCGGAGTTGAAACTACCGGTGGCAATTTAATTGACGCTTCTTCCATGACCCATTTTCATGTAGATATATGGACGCCAAACATGACCACTTTCAGGATCAAACTGGTTGACTTCGGCGCCAATGGCGCCTTCGATGGCGGCGATGATTCGGATCATGAATTGGTATTTGAAAATCCAGCTCAAGGACAGTGGATTTCTTATGACCTTCCACTTTCCGATTTCACAGGATTGGCCAGCTCTACGAATATGGCACAGTACATTTTTTCCGGGCTGCCTGTAGGTGGTGGGACGGTTTATGTCGACAATGTTTATTTCTACCGACAATAA
- a CDS encoding glycoside hydrolase family 16 protein — protein sequence MRTPFFSKTYRFPVTIISSVALALLCISCKTDETQTVTTFTNLIFEDNFDTDGPIDAASWNIEMGTGENGWGNNELQYYTDRPENIKVEGGMLHITALQESFQGAAYTSARITTKGKLEQQYGRFEARMQLPWGRGVWPAFWLLGSNIDEVSWPQCGEIDIMEYRGQNPSTLIGTVHGPGYSAGEAVSKEYVLPNDRFDTGFHIFGIEWGPDYINFYVDDVLYNQITPEDVDGEWVYDHPFFILLNVAVGGNFVGPPNANTVFPQTLLVDYVRVYSRTN from the coding sequence ATGCGAACGCCATTTTTTTCAAAAACATATAGATTCCCTGTAACTATAATCTCATCCGTGGCCTTAGCGCTTTTGTGTATCAGCTGCAAAACAGATGAAACGCAGACGGTGACCACTTTCACAAACCTCATCTTTGAGGATAACTTTGATACGGATGGCCCAATTGATGCTGCTTCCTGGAATATTGAAATGGGAACAGGCGAAAATGGCTGGGGAAATAATGAACTGCAGTATTATACGGATCGTCCGGAAAATATCAAAGTCGAAGGCGGCATGTTGCATATCACAGCCCTTCAGGAATCTTTTCAGGGCGCTGCTTATACCTCTGCCCGGATAACTACAAAGGGCAAACTGGAACAACAGTACGGGCGCTTTGAAGCACGCATGCAATTGCCCTGGGGACGAGGCGTTTGGCCCGCATTCTGGTTGCTGGGCAGTAATATTGATGAAGTGAGTTGGCCACAATGCGGCGAAATAGATATAATGGAATACCGTGGACAAAATCCTTCAACGCTCATCGGAACGGTACACGGCCCGGGGTATTCTGCTGGAGAGGCCGTGAGCAAAGAGTACGTTTTGCCTAATGATCGGTTTGATACGGGTTTCCACATATTCGGAATTGAGTGGGGCCCGGATTATATCAATTTTTACGTAGATGATGTGTTGTACAATCAAATAACCCCTGAAGATGTGGACGGTGAATGGGTGTACGATCATCCGTTTTTCATTCTTTTAAATGTTGCCGTGGGAGGAAATTTTGTTGGGCCGCCAAATGCCAATACCGTTTTCCCACAAACCCTGCTTGTGGACTATGTGAGGGTGTACAGCCGGACTAATTAA
- a CDS encoding glycosyl hydrolase family 17 encodes MKSHGIKHCIQYIAVGMAILFCFSCQNNEPGKNSNQSQLIKKVTAKDILGNPDYMAISYGGYRHRDHDIEPTVVELKEDMKILSAMGIKVLRTYKVHLPHASNVLKAISELKKEDPDFEMYVMLGAWIDCKNAWTGKEPDHNAESERNEVEIATAAALANEYPDIVKVLAVGNEAMVKWAASYYVQPGVILKWVKHLQGLKQAGQLPKDLWITSSDNFASWGGGGEEYHVEDLEKLIRAVDFISLHTYPMHDTHYNPDFWGITEEEASLPKREQIAAAMERARDYAMAQYQNTADYVKSLGVDKPLHIGETGWASASNELYGPEGSKATDEYKEALYYRYMREWTNEAGISCFYFEAFDEHWKDAQNPGGSENHFGLFTIDGQAKYVAWDLVDKGVFEGLGRGGQPISKTYGGDEAALLEEVLAPPVKSAINDPLQ; translated from the coding sequence ATGAAATCGCATGGAATAAAACATTGCATTCAATACATAGCAGTAGGCATGGCTATTTTGTTCTGCTTTTCCTGTCAAAACAACGAGCCTGGCAAAAATTCAAATCAATCCCAATTAATTAAAAAGGTGACAGCTAAAGACATTCTAGGGAATCCGGATTATATGGCTATTTCGTACGGAGGGTACAGGCATCGGGATCACGACATTGAGCCAACCGTAGTGGAGCTCAAAGAAGACATGAAGATTTTATCGGCGATGGGGATTAAGGTTTTGCGTACTTACAAAGTTCACCTGCCGCATGCCTCCAACGTATTAAAAGCAATAAGCGAACTGAAGAAAGAAGACCCTGATTTCGAAATGTATGTCATGCTGGGCGCCTGGATCGATTGCAAGAATGCATGGACCGGCAAGGAACCTGATCACAATGCGGAAAGCGAAAGAAATGAAGTTGAAATTGCAACTGCTGCCGCTTTGGCCAATGAGTATCCGGATATTGTAAAAGTATTGGCAGTGGGCAACGAAGCCATGGTGAAGTGGGCCGCCAGCTATTATGTTCAACCCGGGGTGATCCTCAAATGGGTCAAACATCTGCAAGGCTTAAAGCAAGCCGGCCAACTTCCGAAGGACCTCTGGATCACCAGCTCCGACAATTTTGCCTCCTGGGGCGGCGGCGGGGAGGAATACCACGTCGAAGACCTGGAAAAGCTCATACGGGCCGTAGATTTCATTTCGCTCCATACCTACCCCATGCACGACACCCACTACAACCCCGATTTTTGGGGTATTACCGAAGAGGAAGCCAGCCTGCCCAAGCGGGAACAGATCGCCGCTGCTATGGAACGGGCCCGGGACTACGCCATGGCACAATACCAAAACACAGCCGACTACGTCAAAAGCCTGGGGGTTGACAAACCGCTCCACATCGGTGAAACGGGCTGGGCGAGCGCCTCGAATGAGCTTTACGGGCCGGAGGGCTCCAAAGCCACTGACGAGTATAAGGAGGCCCTCTACTACCGGTACATGCGAGAGTGGACCAATGAAGCCGGCATATCCTGTTTTTACTTTGAGGCTTTTGACGAGCACTGGAAAGACGCCCAAAACCCGGGCGGTTCGGAAAATCACTTTGGGCTCTTTACGATTGACGGGCAGGCCAAATACGTGGCATGGGATTTAGTAGACAAAGGTGTGTTTGAAGGCCTGGGCAGAGGAGGCCAACCGATTTCAAAGACCTACGGCGGAGACGAAGCCGCCCTGCTCGAAGAAGTCCTGGCGCCACCGGTGAAAAGCGCAATTAACGACCCGCTTCAATAA